The proteins below come from a single Miscanthus floridulus cultivar M001 chromosome 1, ASM1932011v1, whole genome shotgun sequence genomic window:
- the LOC136459498 gene encoding uncharacterized protein, giving the protein MLMRENSKEELLQKCVSKEGGKMLKEIHTGTCDDHATSRTLATAKKAAKLLNDIIHRFGLPKSIITNLGSTFTESDFLDFYDERFIAVKYVSVAHPRANSQVERANSIILDALKKRLYEKERKHLGKWLKELLVVVWGLRTQPSRNTGVSPYFMVFGSKAVLPTDVAF; this is encoded by the exons ATGCTGATGCGCGAGAATTCCAAGGAGGAGCTACTCCAAAAGTGTGTCTCCAAGGAAGGAGGAAAGATGCTCAAAGAAATCCACACCGGCACCTGCGACGACCATGCAACCtctagaacactg GCAACAGCAAAGAAGGCAGCTAAGCTGCTTAACGACATCATACACAGGTTTGGCCTGCCAAAGAGTATCATTACCAACCTAGGGTCCACATTCACTGAAAGTGACTTCTTGGATTTCTACGACGAAAGGTTCATCGCAGTCAagtacgtctcggtggcacaccctagggcCAACAGCCAGGTCGAACGCGCCAACAGCATAATTctagatgcattgaagaagaggctcTATGAGAAGGAGCGGAAGCACCTGGGCAAATGGCTCAAGGAATTGTTGGTCGTGGTCTGGGGACTAAGGACCcaacccagtcgtaacaccggtgtctccCCATACTTCATGGTCTTTGGCTCCAAGGCCGTTTTACCTACCGATGTCGCCTTCTAA